The DNA sequence CTCACACCTGGTTTTGAAAAAGGGGGACGAAATGAAGAAATTACTCCTGCTCCTTGCAGGATTCCTGCTGACGCTTCAAGGGGCTCTCACTGCCCAGGAATTACAAAACGTCCAGGTTCTGCCATTTGAAGCAAAGAAGGATATCGTGGAGTTCATGAAAAACACCGTGGCTAAATCTCTCGGTGTAAAATGCACGTTTTGTCATAATCTGAAAGACTATCCGTCTGATGAGAACCCTCACAAGGTTGTGGCAAGAGAAATGATTCGAATGACGCTGGGCATCAATGAACGACTTGTAGGGATCCAAAAGGTGGCAAAAAAAGCGGGCATGAAGCATTGGGAAGAAGCTCCAAAGATAGAG is a window from the Candidatus Neomarinimicrobiota bacterium genome containing:
- a CDS encoding c-type cytochrome, which produces MKKLLLLLAGFLLTLQGALTAQELQNVQVLPFEAKKDIVEFMKNTVAKSLGVKCTFCHNLKDYPSDENPHKVVAREMIRMTLGINERLVGIQKVAKKAGMKHWEEAPKIECWVCHRGGKEIEYAAPK